A single region of the Streptomyces sp. NBC_01262 genome encodes:
- a CDS encoding zinc-dependent alcohol dehydrogenase family protein, which yields MSSTMSTPMSKMVLFDEIGGPEVLRIGELDLGGPGPGEVRIRVDAFGLNRAEVLFRAGAYYYQPTLPVSRNGYEAAGVVESVGEGVPDFAPGDPVSTFRVPELSAYGVHGEHAVLSAADLVHRTGGIDAVTGTSVWLTYSTAYGALIETAGMRPGDTVLITAGSSAVSLAAIQVANHLGAIPVVTTRTAAKRQRLLDAGAAHVIALDEGDLVKRIQAVTDGRGADLAFDSVGGPALEEVAAALVPGGSITVYGWLNPDRALIPRNWPQTVHTYANMALMADAGVRRRTVHFVNAGLRSGSFKPVIDHVYDGLELVAEAHRRMESNDHFGKLVVTVRH from the coding sequence ATGTCCTCAACCATGTCCACGCCCATGTCCAAAATGGTGCTCTTCGACGAGATCGGAGGCCCTGAAGTCCTCAGGATCGGCGAGCTCGACCTCGGCGGGCCCGGCCCGGGCGAAGTCCGCATCCGTGTCGACGCGTTCGGCCTCAACCGCGCCGAAGTCCTCTTCCGCGCCGGCGCCTACTACTACCAGCCGACCCTTCCCGTCTCCCGCAACGGCTACGAGGCGGCCGGGGTGGTCGAATCGGTCGGCGAAGGCGTGCCGGACTTCGCCCCCGGCGATCCGGTCAGCACCTTCCGGGTGCCGGAGCTGTCCGCGTACGGCGTCCACGGCGAGCACGCCGTCCTTTCCGCCGCCGACCTGGTCCACCGCACCGGCGGCATCGACGCGGTGACCGGCACCTCGGTCTGGCTGACCTACTCAACGGCCTACGGAGCCCTCATCGAGACCGCCGGGATGCGCCCGGGCGACACGGTGCTCATCACGGCCGGCTCCAGCGCCGTCAGCCTGGCCGCCATCCAGGTGGCCAACCACCTCGGCGCGATCCCCGTCGTCACCACCCGCACCGCCGCCAAGCGGCAACGGCTCCTCGACGCGGGCGCCGCCCACGTCATCGCCCTCGACGAGGGCGACCTCGTCAAGCGGATCCAGGCCGTCACCGACGGCCGCGGCGCCGACCTCGCCTTCGACTCCGTCGGCGGCCCGGCGCTGGAGGAGGTCGCCGCGGCCCTCGTCCCGGGCGGATCCATCACCGTCTACGGCTGGCTCAATCCCGACCGCGCCCTCATCCCCCGCAACTGGCCTCAGACCGTCCACACCTACGCCAACATGGCCCTCATGGCCGACGCCGGGGTCCGCCGCCGCACCGTCCACTTCGTCAACGCCGGCCTGCGCTCCGGCTCCTTCAAGCCCGTGATCGACCACGTCTACGACGGCCTGGAGCTGGTCGCCGAGGCCCACCGCCGCATGGAGTCCAACGATCACTTCGGCAAGCTCGTAGTGACTGTCCGGCACTGA
- a CDS encoding Tat pathway signal sequence domain protein, protein MRNRTALALATTVAALSLLPVLPASAAAQDTNVLTTGSAAGTAVAVGDVLTAPLSSGTTATLYSSATGTSGVSCTTSQFTAAVTDNPASSGTATESVTAHTFSGCTSNVLGTLSVNSVTVNNLPYVTTVTSDGVVTVTPASSSTPIQTTVVLSTLLGTITCVYQASSITGTASNTDNSIAFTAQPFTKYSGSSLCFSAGYFTAKYAPVTDTTQSGSPSVFVN, encoded by the coding sequence ATGCGCAACCGCACCGCTCTCGCCCTTGCCACCACCGTGGCCGCGCTGTCCCTCCTGCCCGTCCTCCCCGCCTCCGCCGCCGCCCAGGACACCAACGTCCTGACCACCGGCAGCGCCGCGGGTACCGCCGTCGCCGTGGGCGACGTGCTCACCGCACCCCTGTCCAGTGGCACCACCGCGACGCTCTACTCCAGCGCCACCGGCACCAGCGGCGTCAGCTGCACCACCTCGCAGTTCACCGCCGCCGTCACCGACAACCCGGCCTCCTCCGGGACCGCCACGGAGTCCGTGACCGCCCACACCTTCTCCGGCTGCACCAGCAATGTGCTCGGCACGCTCAGCGTCAACAGCGTCACGGTCAACAACCTGCCCTACGTCACGACCGTGACCTCCGACGGCGTCGTCACCGTGACCCCCGCCAGCTCCTCCACGCCCATCCAGACCACCGTCGTCCTGAGCACCCTGCTGGGCACCATCACCTGCGTGTACCAGGCCAGCAGCATCACGGGCACCGCCAGCAACACCGACAACAGCATCGCCTTCACCGCCCAGCCGTTCACCAAGTACTCCGGCTCCTCGCTCTGCTTCAGCGCCGGCTACTTCACCGCCAAGTACGCCCCGGTCACCGACACCACCCAGTCCGGCAGCCCCTCGGTCTTCGTGAACTGA
- a CDS encoding GNAT family N-acetyltransferase, with the protein MHDLHFRLAAEADAPVLVRLRDDAAHWMQHNGIAQWKPGEMAEDHFLRRMADGEVWLAEADGAPIGAWELWWDDKPAWGPQPPVAGYVHRLMIDRATAPPGAGRAMLAAAERRIAEAGRAYCRLDCVSTNARLREYYEGAGYAVVGEQPLKDGGLGSRYGVTLLEKRLAAG; encoded by the coding sequence ATGCACGATCTTCACTTCCGGCTCGCCGCCGAGGCCGACGCCCCCGTACTCGTACGCCTCCGCGACGACGCCGCCCACTGGATGCAGCACAACGGCATCGCCCAGTGGAAGCCCGGCGAAATGGCCGAGGACCACTTCCTCCGCCGCATGGCCGACGGCGAGGTCTGGCTCGCCGAGGCCGACGGCGCTCCCATAGGCGCCTGGGAGCTCTGGTGGGACGACAAACCCGCCTGGGGCCCCCAGCCGCCGGTCGCCGGCTACGTCCACCGGCTGATGATCGACCGCGCGACCGCCCCGCCCGGGGCAGGACGGGCCATGCTCGCTGCCGCGGAGCGGCGTATCGCGGAGGCGGGGCGGGCGTACTGCCGGCTGGACTGCGTGTCGACGAACGCGCGGCTGCGGGAGTACTACGAGGGTGCGGGGTATGCCGTGGTCGGCGAGCAGCCGTTGAAGGACGGGGGGCTGGGGAGCAGGTACGGGGTGACGCTGCTGGAGAAGCGGCTGGCGGCGGGCTGA
- a CDS encoding helix-turn-helix domain-containing protein has product MTRFVKWSESGHLARAVAAAGGEEEFLRGVRQMLDEARAWRLAEMRLERGYTQSQVAERMGVTKGRISQIESGQVSGQDVIARYVEALGGNLVVVAVFGDGELRKVG; this is encoded by the coding sequence ATGACCCGGTTCGTGAAGTGGAGCGAGAGCGGCCACCTGGCGCGGGCGGTCGCGGCCGCTGGTGGCGAGGAGGAGTTCCTCCGGGGCGTGCGGCAGATGCTCGATGAGGCACGGGCGTGGCGGCTGGCGGAGATGCGGCTGGAGCGCGGCTATACGCAGAGCCAGGTGGCGGAGCGGATGGGCGTGACCAAGGGCAGGATCTCGCAGATCGAGAGCGGGCAGGTGTCCGGGCAGGATGTCATCGCCCGATACGTCGAGGCGCTCGGCGGTAATCTGGTCGTCGTGGCCGTATTCGGGGATGGCGAACTCCGCAAGGTCGGCTGA
- a CDS encoding DUF6230 family protein: protein MSTPESMPEEITTPSRRGRVRLRRAAVLAVPAGLLGATMMVLTAQGVLAAQLSISGMPFTVTADKLEGEGFQQYGKLDSMIDGSPNAGNTGGQVLVVVSAIKKAKLTNLCQSVDLGGTNLLIRAGRGSTKVEATTLATDSTIVQGDASFGNIEIGNDASTLTKGGVPGAPGVFGQQADTVTINNLRQTNYATTAATFTLPGLTLSFSDNGC from the coding sequence ATGAGCACGCCCGAAAGCATGCCCGAAGAAATCACCACGCCATCCAGACGCGGGCGGGTACGCCTGCGCCGGGCCGCCGTACTGGCCGTACCCGCCGGCCTGCTCGGCGCGACCATGATGGTCCTCACCGCGCAGGGCGTGCTCGCCGCCCAGCTCTCCATCTCCGGCATGCCGTTCACGGTCACCGCGGACAAGCTGGAAGGCGAGGGCTTCCAGCAGTACGGCAAGCTGGACAGCATGATCGACGGCAGCCCGAACGCGGGCAACACCGGCGGTCAGGTGCTGGTCGTGGTCTCCGCGATCAAGAAGGCCAAGCTCACCAACCTGTGCCAGAGCGTCGACCTCGGCGGCACCAACCTGCTGATCAGGGCGGGCCGCGGGAGCACCAAGGTGGAAGCCACCACGCTCGCCACCGACTCCACCATCGTCCAGGGCGACGCGTCGTTCGGGAACATCGAGATCGGCAACGACGCCAGCACCCTCACCAAGGGTGGCGTCCCGGGCGCGCCGGGCGTCTTCGGTCAGCAGGCGGACACGGTCACCATCAACAACCTGCGGCAGACCAACTACGCCACCACGGCCGCGACCTTCACGCTGCCGGGCCTCACCCTCAGCTTCAGCGACAATGGCTGCTGA
- a CDS encoding TetR/AcrR family transcriptional regulator, with protein sequence MSILLPGTRTGREPERSIRRGPRRLPAEVVAATQRDRLLDGIVRTVAHNGYARARISDICQAAGVTRPVFYEQFEGKEDAFLAAHRHGTSLVVASMEAAFAAAPDWPSGIRSALGTLLGILAEAPAFATMAVVEIDAVGAAGRAEREALLARFRPFFTPEVPSLVPHTELVDVVVGGVYASIYRRIDAGRVAELPELLPTLSYFVMAPFLGPDGPGGAAARASEPVRAVIASAPPCLTGFAGPALDRHETDAPSTPGSHKPLDPTTTPE encoded by the coding sequence ATGAGTATCTTGCTTCCCGGTACCCGGACCGGCCGCGAACCGGAGCGCTCCATCAGGCGCGGACCGCGTCGCCTGCCGGCCGAGGTGGTGGCCGCGACGCAACGCGATCGGCTGCTCGACGGGATCGTCCGTACGGTCGCGCACAACGGGTACGCCAGGGCCCGGATCAGCGATATCTGCCAGGCGGCCGGGGTCACCCGGCCGGTCTTCTACGAGCAGTTCGAGGGCAAGGAAGACGCCTTTCTCGCAGCTCACCGGCATGGCACCTCGCTGGTCGTGGCCTCGATGGAGGCGGCCTTCGCGGCGGCCCCGGACTGGCCGTCGGGCATCAGGAGCGCGCTCGGCACCCTGCTGGGGATCCTGGCCGAGGCACCCGCGTTCGCCACGATGGCGGTGGTCGAGATCGACGCGGTGGGCGCGGCCGGGCGGGCCGAGCGGGAGGCGCTGTTGGCCAGGTTCCGGCCATTCTTCACGCCGGAGGTCCCTTCGCTGGTGCCGCACACCGAGCTGGTGGATGTGGTAGTGGGCGGGGTCTACGCGAGCATCTACCGGCGGATCGACGCAGGCCGGGTCGCCGAGCTGCCCGAACTGCTGCCCACGCTCAGCTATTTCGTCATGGCGCCCTTCCTCGGCCCGGACGGACCGGGTGGAGCAGCCGCCCGGGCGTCGGAGCCGGTGCGGGCGGTGATCGCCTCCGCGCCGCCGTGCCTGACCGGATTCGCAGGTCCGGCCCTTGATCGTCACGAAACCGATGCGCCGTCAACACCGGGTTCTCACAAGCCACTTGACCCGACCACTACCCCGGAGTAG
- the pulA gene encoding pullulanase-type alpha-1,6-glucosidase, with product MAQQPWLPATAVAIAALAAAFVQPVAAGAATVPAPPSDKKLAANAARNDLTHEQFYFVMPDRFANGDTSNDKGGLTGTRLTTGYDPTDKGFYQGGDLKGLTSRLDYIKGLGTTSIWMAPIFKNQPVQGTGANASAGYHGYWITDFTQVDPHFGTNADLKSLISKAHAKGMKIFFDVITNHTADVVDYEEKSYDYLSKGAFPYLTKDGVPFDDADYADGKTAFPAVDTDSFAYTPTLTAKNKVPSWLNDPTMYHNRGNSTFAGESAEAGDFSGLDDLWTERPEVVKGMEKIYEKWVRDFDIDGFRIDTVKHVDMDFWTQWATALDEYAAEHGRKDFFQFGEVYSADTSITSPYVTQGKLDATLDFPFQEAAREYVSQGASAAKLSSVFADDYKYTSGESNAYEQVTFLGNHDMGRIGYFLKSDNPGATDAELVKKDKLANELMFLSRGNPVVYYGDEQGFTGSGGDKDARQTMFGTQIADYLDDDELGTDRTAASDAYDTSGTLYSSIAALAKLRADNPALTDGVQTERYAADGAGVYAFSRTDAAKGVEYVVAVNNASSAKSVDLPTYSAGMGFKEIYGGSQAVVSGTDTKISVEVPALSAVVYKAARPVAAATGAPAVTLTAPEAGATGTVTIAAGIDAPALSRVVFAAQVGDGQWQTLGSADHAPYQVTQNISDDVAAGTTLRYKAVVVDRAGRTASATAQTTSGAPEQEATPTATSRDYAIVHYKRTDGDYTDWRLYTWGDIADGESTTWPAGHDFIGRDAYGAFAYVKLKKGASSVGFLVIDKDGNKDVSADRTIDVTQTGEVWVSQGDATVSTKAPTGAYPAQDTTKAVIHYHRADGDYDGWGLHVWTGAATGTDWSSPLKPVKTDAYGAVFEVPLTDGATSLSYIIHKGDTKDLDADQSLDLSTYGHEVWLLNGTEKYLLPSTAGSAADLDLSSSKAQWIDRNTVAWNTSTTAAASYQLIYSPAGDLAVDSGALSGSQHWLRLTPVTGGLTDAQKAKYPHLKDYAAFTVDPRDRDRVRAALTGQIIATQHLANGALLSATGVQTQGILDDLYAAKAAKATLGPVFGKGGRPTLSVWAPTAQSVALELDGSTTVAMKRDAGSGVWSVTGGKSWTGKPYRYVVKVWAPSVQKLVTNKVTDPYSVALTTDSQRSLIVDLDDKSLAPSGWSSLAKPAAVGLGNAQIQELHIRDFSAEDSTVPAAERGKYTAFTDTGSAGMKHLKALAKSGVSYVHLLPAFDFSSVPEDPAAQSTPACDLSSYAADSEAQQACVTATAATDAYNWGYDPLHYTVPEGSYSTDPDGTKRTVEFRQMVQSLNNSGLRVVMDVVYNHTSASGEADNSVLDQIVPGYYQRLLADGTVANSTCCSNTAPENAMMGKLVVDSIVTWAKQYKVDGFRFDLMGHHPKANILAVRKALDALTLKKDGVDGKKIILYGEGWNFGEVADDARFVQATQANMAGTGIATFSDRARDAVRGGGPFDSDPGVQGFASGLYTDPNSSTSNGTSAEQKARLLHYQDLIKVGLTGNLSAYEFTDSAGRTVKGSEVDYNGSPAGYASAPGDALAYVDAHDNESLYDALAYKLPSGTSASDRARMQVLAEATAALSQGPALYQAGSDLLRSKSLDRNSYDSGDWFNAIHWTCTDGNGFARGLPQAADNQSKWSFAKPLLGISALNPGCEQITSASAAYQDLLKIRSTEPAFALKTADAVQSALSFPLSGTDSETPGVITMKLGNLLVVFNATPTTQPQHIPALTGTPYTLHPAQATGSDPVVKTASYDSASGTFTVPARTVAVYVQK from the coding sequence GTGGCCCAGCAGCCCTGGCTGCCGGCGACAGCCGTCGCCATAGCCGCACTCGCCGCCGCTTTCGTCCAGCCCGTCGCCGCAGGCGCGGCCACCGTGCCGGCGCCGCCGTCCGACAAGAAGCTGGCCGCGAACGCCGCGCGCAACGATCTGACCCATGAGCAGTTCTACTTCGTCATGCCGGACCGGTTCGCCAACGGCGACACGTCCAACGACAAGGGCGGGCTCACGGGCACCCGGCTCACCACCGGCTACGACCCGACCGACAAGGGCTTCTACCAGGGCGGCGACCTCAAGGGCCTCACCAGCAGGCTGGACTACATCAAGGGGCTCGGCACCACCTCCATCTGGATGGCGCCGATCTTCAAGAACCAGCCGGTGCAGGGGACCGGTGCCAACGCCTCGGCGGGCTATCACGGCTACTGGATCACGGACTTCACGCAGGTCGACCCGCACTTCGGGACGAACGCGGACCTGAAGAGCCTGATCTCCAAGGCCCACGCCAAGGGGATGAAGATCTTCTTCGACGTCATCACCAACCACACCGCCGATGTCGTCGACTACGAGGAGAAGTCCTACGACTACCTCTCCAAGGGCGCCTTCCCGTATCTGACGAAGGACGGCGTGCCCTTCGACGACGCGGACTACGCGGACGGCAAGACGGCCTTCCCCGCCGTCGACACGGACTCCTTCGCCTACACCCCGACCCTCACCGCGAAGAACAAGGTCCCCTCCTGGCTCAACGACCCGACGATGTACCACAACCGGGGCAACTCCACCTTCGCCGGCGAGAGCGCCGAGGCGGGCGACTTCTCCGGCCTCGACGACCTGTGGACCGAGCGCCCCGAGGTCGTCAAGGGCATGGAGAAGATCTACGAGAAGTGGGTCAGGGACTTCGACATCGACGGCTTCCGGATCGACACCGTCAAGCACGTCGACATGGACTTCTGGACCCAGTGGGCCACCGCCCTGGACGAGTACGCCGCCGAGCACGGCCGCAAGGACTTCTTCCAGTTCGGCGAGGTCTACTCCGCCGACACCTCCATCACCTCGCCGTACGTCACCCAGGGCAAGCTGGACGCCACCCTCGACTTCCCCTTCCAGGAAGCGGCCCGCGAGTACGTCTCCCAGGGTGCCTCGGCCGCCAAGCTGTCCTCGGTCTTCGCCGACGACTACAAGTACACCTCCGGCGAGTCCAACGCCTATGAGCAGGTCACCTTCCTCGGCAACCACGACATGGGCCGCATCGGGTACTTCCTCAAGAGCGACAACCCCGGTGCCACCGACGCCGAGCTGGTCAAGAAGGACAAGCTCGCCAACGAGCTGATGTTCCTCAGCCGCGGCAACCCCGTCGTCTACTACGGCGACGAGCAGGGCTTCACCGGCTCCGGCGGCGACAAGGACGCCCGCCAGACCATGTTCGGCACGCAGATCGCCGACTACCTCGACGACGACGAGCTCGGCACCGACCGCACCGCCGCCTCCGACGCGTACGACACCTCCGGCACCCTCTACTCCTCGATCGCCGCCCTCGCCAAGCTGCGCGCCGACAACCCGGCCCTGACGGACGGCGTCCAGACCGAGCGCTACGCGGCCGACGGCGCCGGGGTCTACGCCTTCTCCCGTACGGACGCCGCCAAGGGCGTCGAGTACGTGGTCGCGGTGAACAACGCGAGCAGCGCGAAGAGCGTGGACCTGCCGACGTACTCGGCGGGCATGGGCTTCAAGGAGATCTACGGCGGCTCGCAGGCCGTCGTCTCCGGCACCGACACCAAGATCTCCGTCGAGGTCCCGGCGCTCTCCGCCGTCGTCTACAAGGCCGCCAGGCCGGTGGCCGCCGCGACCGGCGCCCCCGCCGTCACCCTCACCGCCCCCGAGGCGGGTGCCACCGGCACCGTCACCATCGCGGCCGGCATCGACGCCCCCGCCCTCAGCCGCGTCGTCTTCGCCGCCCAGGTCGGCGACGGCCAGTGGCAGACCCTCGGCTCCGCCGACCACGCCCCGTACCAGGTCACGCAGAACATCTCCGATGACGTGGCGGCCGGAACGACCCTCCGCTACAAGGCAGTTGTCGTCGACAGGGCGGGGCGCACGGCGAGCGCCACCGCACAGACCACCAGCGGCGCCCCGGAGCAGGAGGCGACCCCCACCGCCACCAGCCGCGACTACGCGATCGTCCACTACAAGCGCACCGACGGCGACTACACCGACTGGCGGCTCTACACCTGGGGCGACATCGCCGACGGCGAGTCCACCACCTGGCCGGCCGGGCACGACTTCATCGGCCGGGACGCGTACGGCGCCTTCGCCTACGTCAAGCTGAAGAAGGGCGCGAGCAGCGTCGGCTTCCTGGTCATCGACAAGGACGGCAACAAGGACGTCTCCGCCGACCGCACCATCGACGTCACCCAGACGGGCGAAGTGTGGGTCTCGCAGGGCGACGCGACCGTCTCGACCAAGGCCCCCACCGGGGCGTACCCCGCGCAGGACACGACCAAGGCGGTCATCCACTACCACCGCGCCGACGGCGACTACGACGGCTGGGGCCTGCACGTCTGGACCGGCGCCGCCACCGGCACCGACTGGTCGAGCCCCCTGAAGCCGGTGAAGACTGACGCCTATGGCGCGGTTTTCGAGGTCCCGCTCACGGACGGGGCGACCTCCCTCAGCTACATCATCCACAAGGGCGACACCAAGGATCTCGACGCCGACCAGTCCCTGGACCTCTCGACGTACGGGCACGAGGTGTGGCTCTTGAACGGCACCGAGAAATACCTCCTCCCCTCCACCGCCGGTTCCGCCGCCGACCTCGATCTCTCCTCCTCCAAGGCCCAGTGGATCGACCGGAACACCGTCGCCTGGAACACCAGCACCACGGCCGCCGCCAGCTACCAGCTCATCTACTCCCCGGCCGGCGACCTCGCCGTCGACAGCGGCGCCCTGAGCGGGAGCCAGCACTGGCTGCGGCTGACCCCGGTCACCGGCGGCCTCACCGATGCCCAGAAGGCCAAGTACCCGCACCTCAAGGACTACGCCGCCTTCACCGTCGACCCGCGCGACCGGGACCGGGTCCGTGCCGCGCTCACCGGCCAGATCATCGCCACCCAGCACCTCGCCAACGGCGCCCTGCTCTCCGCCACCGGCGTACAGACCCAGGGAATCCTGGACGACCTCTACGCCGCCAAAGCGGCCAAGGCCACCCTCGGCCCGGTCTTCGGCAAGGGCGGCAGGCCCACGCTGTCCGTCTGGGCCCCCACGGCCCAGTCCGTCGCGCTCGAACTGGACGGCAGCACGACGGTCGCCATGAAGCGCGACGCGGGCAGCGGCGTATGGAGCGTCACCGGCGGCAAGTCCTGGACGGGCAAGCCCTACCGCTACGTGGTCAAGGTCTGGGCCCCGTCCGTCCAGAAGCTTGTCACCAACAAGGTCACCGACCCGTACTCGGTCGCCCTCACCACCGACTCCCAGCGCAGCCTGATCGTCGACCTGGACGACAAGTCCCTTGCCCCGAGCGGCTGGTCGAGCCTGGCCAAGCCCGCCGCCGTCGGTCTCGGCAACGCCCAGATCCAGGAACTCCACATCCGCGACTTCTCCGCCGAGGACTCCACCGTCCCGGCCGCCGAACGCGGCAAGTACACCGCCTTCACCGACACCGGCTCGGCGGGCATGAAGCACCTGAAGGCCCTGGCCAAGTCCGGGGTGAGCTATGTCCACCTCCTCCCCGCCTTCGACTTCTCCTCCGTCCCCGAGGACCCCGCCGCGCAGTCGACCCCGGCCTGCGACCTCTCCTCCTACGCCGCCGACTCCGAGGCCCAGCAGGCCTGCGTGACCGCGACCGCGGCCACGGACGCGTACAACTGGGGCTACGACCCGCTGCACTACACGGTCCCGGAGGGCTCGTACAGCACCGATCCCGACGGCACCAAGCGCACTGTCGAGTTCCGGCAGATGGTCCAGAGCCTCAACAACTCCGGGCTGCGGGTCGTCATGGACGTGGTCTACAACCACACCTCCGCCTCCGGCGAGGCCGACAACTCCGTCCTCGACCAGATCGTCCCCGGCTACTACCAGCGCCTGCTGGCCGACGGCACGGTCGCCAACTCCACCTGCTGCTCCAACACCGCCCCCGAGAACGCGATGATGGGCAAGCTCGTCGTCGACTCCATCGTCACCTGGGCCAAGCAGTACAAGGTCGACGGCTTCCGCTTCGACCTCATGGGCCACCACCCCAAGGCCAACATCCTCGCCGTCCGCAAGGCGCTCGACGCGCTCACCCTGAAGAAGGACGGCGTCGACGGCAAGAAGATCATCCTCTACGGCGAGGGCTGGAACTTCGGCGAAGTCGCCGACGACGCCCGCTTCGTCCAGGCCACCCAGGCCAACATGGCCGGCACCGGCATCGCCACCTTCTCCGACCGCGCCCGCGACGCCGTCCGAGGCGGCGGCCCCTTCGACTCCGACCCCGGCGTCCAGGGCTTCGCCTCCGGCCTCTACACCGACCCCAACTCCTCCACCTCCAACGGCACTTCGGCCGAGCAGAAGGCCCGCCTCCTGCACTACCAGGACCTCATCAAGGTCGGCCTGACCGGCAACCTCAGCGCCTACGAGTTCACCGACAGCGCCGGCAGGACCGTCAAGGGCTCCGAAGTCGACTACAACGGCTCACCCGCCGGCTACGCGTCCGCCCCCGGCGACGCCCTCGCCTACGTCGACGCCCACGACAACGAGTCCCTCTACGACGCCCTCGCCTACAAGCTCCCCTCCGGGACCTCGGCCTCCGACCGCGCCCGCATGCAGGTCCTCGCGGAGGCGACCGCCGCCCTCTCCCAGGGCCCGGCCCTCTACCAGGCGGGCTCCGACCTCCTGCGCTCCAAGTCCCTCGACCGCAACTCCTACGACTCCGGCGACTGGTTCAACGCCATCCACTGGACCTGCACCGACGGCAACGGCTTCGCCCGCGGCCTCCCGCAGGCCGCCGACAACCAGTCCAAGTGGTCCTTCGCCAAGCCCCTCCTCGGCATCTCCGCCCTCAACCCGGGCTGCGAGCAGATCACCTCGGCCTCCGCCGCCTACCAGGACCTCCTCAAGATCCGCTCCACGGAGCCCGCCTTCGCCCTCAAAACGGCCGACGCCGTCCAGTCCGCCCTCTCCTTCCCCCTCTCCGGCACCGACTCCGAGACCCCCGGCGTCATCACCATGAAGCTCGGCAACCTCCTCGTCGTCTTCAACGCCACCCCCACCACTCAGCCCCAGCACATCCCCGCCCTCACCGGTACCCCCTACACCCTCCACCCCGCCCAGGCCACCGGCTCCGACCCGGTCGTCAAGACGGCCTCCTACGACTCAGCCTCCGGCACCTTCACCGTCCCGGCACGGACGGTGGCGGTGTACGTCCAGAAATAG
- a CDS encoding DUF6114 domain-containing protein — MAADHPNRFAAWRGGRPFWGGLLVTLGGGEIILTEWAPLGIVLHLGLMGLAGYLLPALIFVCGVLIIYNPTQRLFYGVVSCLLTLGTWITSNLGGFVIGMLLGIVGSALTVGWMPEQEPRRKLFRRGGKPAGPDFDSAIEGTIRRS; from the coding sequence ATGGCTGCTGATCATCCCAACCGCTTCGCCGCATGGCGCGGAGGCCGTCCCTTCTGGGGCGGCCTCCTGGTCACCCTCGGCGGCGGTGAGATCATCCTGACCGAGTGGGCCCCGCTCGGCATCGTCCTGCACCTGGGCCTGATGGGCCTGGCCGGCTACCTGCTGCCCGCGCTCATCTTCGTCTGCGGTGTGCTGATCATCTACAACCCCACCCAGCGGCTGTTCTACGGCGTCGTGAGCTGCCTGCTCACCCTCGGCACCTGGATCACGTCCAACCTCGGCGGCTTCGTCATCGGGATGCTGCTCGGCATCGTCGGCAGTGCCCTCACCGTCGGCTGGATGCCCGAGCAGGAGCCCCGGCGCAAGCTCTTCCGCCGTGGCGGCAAGCCCGCCGGTCCCGATTTCGACTCGGCCATCGAGGGGACTATCCGAAGGTCCTGA
- a CDS encoding winged helix-turn-helix transcriptional regulator, whose translation MSQGNTAVPDIPDPFIHEVACPIRDILDRVGNKWSVQIILAVIQRPVRFTELERGIPGISRRMLTLTLRSLERDGLLVRTVFPTVPPKVEYTATDIARELYEPLEAMAVWARRHRGTIDTARVTYDERAARD comes from the coding sequence ATGTCCCAGGGGAACACCGCTGTACCTGACATACCGGACCCGTTCATCCACGAGGTCGCCTGCCCGATCCGCGACATCCTCGACCGCGTCGGGAACAAGTGGAGCGTGCAGATCATCCTGGCCGTCATCCAACGGCCCGTCCGCTTCACGGAGTTGGAACGCGGAATACCCGGCATCAGCCGCCGCATGCTGACCCTCACGCTGCGCAGTCTGGAGCGCGACGGCCTGCTGGTCCGTACCGTCTTCCCGACCGTCCCGCCCAAGGTCGAGTACACGGCCACCGACATCGCACGCGAGCTGTACGAACCGCTGGAGGCGATGGCCGTCTGGGCCCGCCGTCACCGCGGCACGATCGACACGGCCCGGGTGACGTACGACGAACGGGCCGCCCGGGACTGA